In Crinalium epipsammum PCC 9333, the following are encoded in one genomic region:
- a CDS encoding IS607 family transposase translates to MSKLTISEAAKLKGVAVSTLRRWEAEGKLIPERTANGHRRYDLAQLLGITADSSITVGYARVSSHEQKPDLERQKQVLELFCATHGWQYQIIDDLGSGLNYSKRGLQRLIRMITDNQVERLVLTHKDRLLRFGSELIFSLCEHFGTEVVIINRTEDASFEEDLAKDVLEIITVFSARLYGSRSHKNKKIVEDLREVAEKL, encoded by the coding sequence ATGAGTAAGTTAACTATATCAGAAGCAGCTAAACTTAAAGGAGTTGCCGTTTCCACGTTAAGGAGGTGGGAAGCGGAGGGCAAGCTAATCCCTGAACGTACAGCCAATGGGCATCGTAGGTACGATCTAGCTCAATTATTGGGGATAACAGCAGATAGTTCAATTACAGTCGGTTATGCCAGAGTATCAAGTCACGAACAAAAACCTGATCTAGAAAGGCAGAAACAAGTATTAGAGTTGTTCTGCGCGACTCATGGTTGGCAGTATCAAATTATTGATGATCTAGGTTCTGGCTTAAATTACAGCAAGCGAGGACTGCAAAGATTAATCAGAATGATTACTGACAATCAGGTTGAGAGATTGGTCTTAACCCATAAAGATAGATTATTGAGATTTGGTTCTGAATTGATTTTTAGTTTGTGTGAGCATTTTGGTACAGAAGTAGTAATTATTAATCGTACAGAAGATGCCAGTTTTGAAGAAGATTTAGCAAAAGATGTATTAGAAATAATTACAGTGTTTTCGGCTCGATTGTATGGAAGTCGTAGTCATAAAAATAAAAAGATTGTTGAGGATTTGAGGGAAGTTGCTGAAAAGCTTTAA
- a CDS encoding RNA-guided endonuclease InsQ/TnpB family protein, which produces MLKSFKTKLDLNNKQRTLAAKHAGVSRHAWNWGLDICLKALDNQEKLPTAIDLHKRLVAEVKSVHTWYYEVSKCPPQEALRNLYKAFQHWFKVPGRGKPKFKKKNVKDSFYLEGSIKISGNRIKFPIFGWVKCYEILPTVQPKNVTVTKRAGDWYVSFKYELEQKVTPKRRDKIGVDIGINALATCSDGSVFPNLKAYRKAKRKLAHLQRSVCRKEKGSNNRNKANLKVAKLHRRIANIRQDAIHKLTTWLAKNHGEIKIEDLNVSGMLKNHRLASAIADCGFYEFRRQLEYKSGWYGSTIIKVDRFYPSSQVCSCCNNRQKMPLKTRVFNCGNCGTTLDRDYNASINLERWHESIDYPKTVSSTGIACGGSHQLNGTAVKDSVKQELDIKFIPKQLSLFDE; this is translated from the coding sequence TTGCTGAAAAGCTTTAAGACCAAACTAGACCTTAATAACAAGCAACGCACATTGGCAGCTAAACACGCAGGGGTAAGTCGTCATGCGTGGAATTGGGGTTTAGATATTTGTCTTAAGGCTTTAGACAATCAAGAAAAATTACCGACAGCGATTGATTTACATAAACGGTTAGTAGCCGAGGTCAAATCTGTTCATACTTGGTATTATGAGGTTTCAAAATGTCCACCTCAAGAAGCATTAAGGAACTTATACAAAGCTTTTCAGCACTGGTTTAAAGTCCCTGGACGAGGCAAACCTAAGTTTAAGAAAAAGAATGTTAAAGACAGCTTCTACCTAGAAGGTAGTATAAAAATTAGTGGCAATAGAATTAAATTCCCCATTTTCGGATGGGTAAAATGCTATGAAATATTGCCTACTGTACAACCTAAAAACGTGACTGTGACTAAAAGGGCGGGTGATTGGTATGTTAGTTTTAAATACGAGTTAGAGCAAAAAGTAACACCAAAACGCCGAGATAAGATAGGCGTTGATATTGGGATAAATGCTTTAGCTACTTGTTCTGATGGTTCAGTTTTTCCTAACCTTAAAGCTTACCGCAAAGCTAAAAGGAAACTGGCTCACCTGCAACGCTCAGTTTGTCGTAAAGAAAAAGGCTCTAACAATCGTAACAAGGCTAATTTAAAAGTTGCCAAGCTTCATCGTAGGATTGCCAATATCAGACAAGACGCAATTCATAAACTAACAACATGGTTAGCCAAGAATCACGGCGAGATTAAAATTGAGGATCTGAATGTTTCAGGTATGCTCAAAAACCATAGGTTGGCTAGTGCCATTGCTGATTGCGGATTTTACGAGTTTAGGCGACAACTTGAATATAAGTCGGGGTGGTATGGTTCAACAATTATTAAAGTTGATCGGTTTTACCCTAGTTCTCAAGTGTGTAGTTGTTGCAACAATCGTCAAAAGATGCCACTAAAAACACGAGTTTTTAACTGTGGTAATTGTGGCACGACATTAGATCGTGATTACAATGCCAGTATCAATTTAGAACGCTGGCATGAAAGTATTGATTATCCCAAAACCGTCAGTTCGACGGGGATTGCCTGTGGAGGATCACATCAACTTAATGGCACTGCTGTTAAGGATTCAGTGAAACAGGAACTAGACATCAAATTTATTCCCAAACAGTTATCACTGTTCGATGAGTAG
- a CDS encoding KGK domain-containing protein produces the protein MTEIHLTDEDVLSMEPEYSPIGDPTVQVSEIINFIEGQTRTSAWLTDGAPCRVLRASGGGWKSGKVFIRLSFAPDEDNG, from the coding sequence ATGACTGAAATTCACTTAACGGATGAGGATGTGCTTTCGATGGAGCCAGAGTATAGTCCAATCGGCGATCCAACAGTGCAAGTTTCTGAAATTATTAATTTCATAGAAGGTCAGACTAGAACATCAGCTTGGCTTACAGACGGCGCTCCATGCCGTGTTCTTAGAGCATCAGGAGGTGGATGGAAATCGGGCAAAGTGTTTATACGTTTAAGCTTTGCCCCCGACGAAGATAACGGTTAA
- a CDS encoding YtxH domain-containing protein: MSKTSPGSFISGVLLGTAIGAITGLLVAPRTGRETRQLLKKSADALPELAEDVSTSVQIQADRLSESALRKWDQTLSRLQEAIAAGVDATKVERQTLKHTKPEVPAESRPSVSDYKL, translated from the coding sequence ATGTCAAAAACAAGTCCTGGATCATTTATTAGCGGCGTGTTGCTGGGAACCGCCATTGGAGCGATAACTGGTTTATTAGTTGCTCCGCGTACAGGTAGAGAAACGCGGCAACTTTTGAAAAAATCTGCTGATGCCCTACCAGAGTTAGCAGAAGATGTATCTACGAGTGTGCAAATACAAGCAGATCGACTCTCAGAATCGGCGCTGCGAAAATGGGATCAAACTCTTAGCCGCTTACAGGAAGCGATCGCAGCAGGAGTTGATGCTACCAAGGTTGAGCGCCAAACACTTAAGCATACTAAACCTGAAGTCCCTGCTGAGTCTCGTCCATCGGTTTCTGATTATAAGCTGTAG
- a CDS encoding DUF948 domain-containing protein, with protein sequence MIDPLFWLGLSILLVAVSLTAVLVTALPALQELARAARSAEKLFDTLRRELPPTLESIRLTGMEITELTDEVNEGVKSATQVVKQVDQSVSGAKKQAQNLQTTTRSVITGVKAAWKALKRPNTGRKSDRLPQSQKNTFDLRRGGTTLPDTQTARASDRDETKTKLNRKAFSSDPNDVSPYLRNHEDLQPLDSEDYLVNPTTKDEADEETAP encoded by the coding sequence GTGATTGATCCTTTATTTTGGCTAGGACTGTCCATCTTGCTAGTTGCAGTTAGCTTAACTGCTGTTTTAGTAACAGCGTTGCCAGCTTTGCAAGAATTAGCTCGTGCTGCCCGCAGTGCGGAAAAGTTATTTGATACTCTTAGGCGAGAACTCCCGCCTACCTTAGAATCTATCCGTTTGACTGGTATGGAAATTACAGAGTTGACTGATGAGGTGAATGAGGGTGTCAAAAGTGCAACTCAAGTAGTAAAACAAGTTGATCAAAGTGTGAGTGGTGCTAAAAAGCAGGCTCAGAACTTGCAAACAACTACTCGCAGTGTAATTACTGGTGTCAAAGCAGCTTGGAAAGCTTTGAAACGTCCCAATACAGGGCGCAAGTCTGATCGCCTACCTCAGTCTCAAAAAAATACTTTCGATTTACGCCGGGGCGGAACAACACTACCAGATACACAGACTGCAAGAGCGAGCGATCGCGATGAAACTAAAACCAAACTTAACCGTAAAGCTTTTAGTTCAGATCCTAATGATGTCTCACCTTACTTGAGAAATCATGAAGATTTGCAACCACTAGACTCAGAAGATTATTTAGTAAACCCTACTACCAAAGACGAGGCAGACGAAGAAACAGCACCTTAA
- a CDS encoding TPM domain-containing protein, with the protein MQHRFTQRILVSLLAIFLAFSAWAIAPVAYAYENADLLPDTQTPIIDLAKSLTAIQEEALAKDLEDFEAATGWKLRVLTQFDRTPGRAVKNFWGLDDKSILLVADSRGGNILNFNVGDAVYGLMPRTFWIELQTRFGNLYFVREHGEDQAIIESLESIKTCLRRGGCNVVPGLPREQWILTLVTSILGGVICGFAGQPRKQGQVFAWQWALIFSPLWGILFISFGIAPVITRTTEWLPLFRNFSGFFIGVLVAYLSPMLARSSSSET; encoded by the coding sequence ATGCAGCATCGTTTTACGCAACGAATTTTGGTATCATTACTCGCAATTTTTCTAGCATTCTCAGCTTGGGCGATCGCCCCCGTCGCCTATGCTTATGAAAATGCAGACTTACTGCCAGATACTCAGACACCCATAATTGACTTAGCCAAGTCGCTAACAGCTATTCAGGAAGAAGCACTTGCCAAAGATTTAGAAGACTTTGAAGCTGCCACAGGCTGGAAGCTAAGAGTTTTAACTCAATTTGATCGCACCCCAGGTCGAGCAGTCAAAAATTTTTGGGGTCTGGATGATAAAAGTATTTTGTTAGTCGCAGACTCACGCGGCGGCAATATTCTCAACTTTAATGTTGGCGATGCTGTATACGGACTAATGCCGCGTACTTTCTGGATTGAGTTGCAAACACGCTTCGGCAACTTATACTTTGTGCGAGAACATGGTGAAGACCAAGCAATCATCGAATCCTTAGAATCAATCAAAACCTGCCTGCGTCGCGGTGGTTGTAACGTTGTACCTGGTTTACCACGAGAACAGTGGATTCTTACTCTAGTTACTTCAATTCTCGGTGGAGTTATCTGTGGATTTGCTGGTCAGCCACGTAAACAAGGACAAGTCTTTGCATGGCAGTGGGCGCTGATTTTCTCACCACTTTGGGGAATTCTGTTTATTTCCTTTGGCATTGCGCCAGTTATTACGAGGACAACAGAATGGTTGCCTCTGTTTCGTAACTTCAGTGGTTTCTTCATCGGTGTATTAGTCGCTTACCTGTCGCCCATGCTAGCTCGATCTTCAAGTTCCGAAACTTAA
- a CDS encoding precorrin-8X methylmutase encodes MEWHVTDAQSLSIIDREIGNHNFSPAEYEILRRVIYATADFEYKSLIRFSERALHAGAAAMAARSTIVVDVPMVQVGITPNIQNTFSNPVYCSMEAWTRPQKEKTQAAWGIETLAKRYPEAIYVVGQAQTALTAIVELIEADEIRPALVIGTPSGFVEVDVAKARLKDSMIAHITIDGRKGSAVAAAAIVNGLVDLAWEAYGQKTNVIG; translated from the coding sequence ATGGAATGGCACGTCACTGATGCCCAAAGTTTATCAATTATTGACCGAGAAATTGGCAATCATAACTTTTCACCCGCAGAATACGAAATTTTACGTCGGGTAATTTATGCAACCGCCGATTTTGAATATAAATCTTTAATTCGTTTTTCTGAACGTGCCTTGCACGCGGGGGCAGCAGCAATGGCCGCCCGTAGCACAATTGTCGTAGATGTGCCAATGGTGCAAGTTGGAATTACACCGAATATTCAAAATACCTTTTCTAATCCGGTGTATTGCAGTATGGAAGCTTGGACTCGACCCCAAAAAGAAAAAACACAAGCAGCTTGGGGGATTGAAACTTTAGCTAAACGCTATCCAGAAGCAATTTATGTTGTGGGTCAGGCGCAAACGGCTTTAACTGCTATTGTCGAGTTAATTGAAGCGGATGAAATTCGACCTGCCTTAGTGATTGGAACGCCTTCAGGATTTGTAGAAGTGGATGTTGCTAAGGCAAGATTGAAAGATTCGATGATTGCTCACATTACTATTGATGGTCGTAAAGGGAGTGCGGTGGCAGCAGCAGCTATTGTTAATGGACTGGTTGACTTAGCTTGGGAAGCTTATGGTCAAAAAACTAATGTTATCGGTTGA
- the tnpA gene encoding IS200/IS605 family transposase, whose translation MSTDLNSYRHCVYKINLHIVFVTKYRRKVITSEILTRMEEIFSRICLGQKSKLIEFGGESDHVHLLIDISPDVAPSKLVNSLKTVSSRLIRKEFAEHINKFYWKPVFWTGAYCVISAGGAPLEILKSYIQNQDEPE comes from the coding sequence GTGTCAACCGACTTAAATTCATACAGGCACTGCGTCTATAAGATAAATTTACATATAGTGTTTGTGACAAAATACAGGCGCAAAGTGATAACATCAGAGATACTTACAAGGATGGAGGAAATATTTTCTAGAATTTGCCTGGGACAAAAATCAAAGCTAATTGAATTTGGTGGAGAATCAGATCATGTCCATCTTTTAATAGATATTTCCCCAGATGTAGCCCCATCAAAATTAGTCAATAGTTTAAAGACAGTTTCCAGTCGTTTAATTAGAAAGGAATTTGCAGAGCATATTAATAAATTTTATTGGAAACCTGTATTTTGGACAGGTGCATATTGTGTAATTAGTGCAGGTGGAGCGCCATTGGAAATATTAAAATCTTATATCCAGAACCAGGACGAACCTGAGTAG